The Populus trichocarpa isolate Nisqually-1 chromosome 2, P.trichocarpa_v4.1, whole genome shotgun sequence genome has a window encoding:
- the LOC7474569 gene encoding uncharacterized protein LOC7474569 isoform X1 — translation MVKPTPVKCTNPDPKKSYHIGGIQVEFPYKPYGTQLAFMGRVISTLDRAQRDGHCHALLESPTGTGKSLSLLCSTLAWQQNYKLKNQYANLTHSTPNPEAITDPLAHGGGFVPESTPSSTEPTAAVELAQKVASNKKKKAVPKIYYASRTHSQISQVVSEFRKTTYRVPMAVLASRKHYCTNVHVNRKENVDEECKLLLKDKEAGCLQFKNANKVRGHPSLQKGGCHEVHDIEDLVKVGQVVKGCSYYAARSMADDAQLVFCPYNYIINPVIRGAMEVDIIGAILVLDEAHNIEDIARDAGSVDVEEDVLQKLQTELQELCPVDPMIYQPLYEMAQDLLSWIERRKNKLEKREFQHYCSCSIQICFGDGGLLHLLVSFAPMCYSWAGDKALREFQEANISQQCFPILLDCAKQAIKAATDTEAEGSHLSGMSVVLLEGLFSSLTYFFSRNGCQVSDFQLALRRYVKRDGKKAGDWTCTLSLWCLNPAVVFKDIADLSLSVILTSGTLSPMNSFSSELGVQFGTCLEAPHVVDVESQVCVSVISTSPDNYPLNASYKTADCYAFQDALGKSLEEICKIVPAGSLVFFPSYKLMEKLSNRWRETGQWSRLNARKPLFVEPRGGSQEDFDSILKGYYDCIRRDKRPALGRKRKVKKVDANHLDGTESTDNSEKGGAAFLAVCRGKVSEGIDFSDDYARVVIVVGIPFPNINDIQVGLKKKYNDAYKTSKNLLGGNEWYCQQAFRALNQAAGRCIRHKFDYGSIILLDERYKEERNRVYISKWLRKSIQQHNNFDMSLEVLRSFYRNAKEKVGKNMEEFLLNSDAHKEKNIPRMDQIVGHTRNKSQKLSNSDQYGEKIVSLTKCEGAVSKLKSQDDVEVQASFQIDDELESSQEIIDLECDSHIGSRCSEASFHEDPEITLVEETPGMGECGAATSPGFFSKDGNSSSTMMQAPNELADQGLVSLVSVTNQSAAPDKSQCSMLVTPEKELTITTCNLRPEVESSLNLSVNSHTQKRRKSMDLSLMNLQGEQSDTSYAETPGCVSFTRSSVTSGDTNRRIEFGLETSCRERQSTKHASPLLPNSCATSCASSDSLMDKRLQISCSLCKSPLGRPENNLYVECSLTSSSKVHLASLVKERMERCAKNNSTCVPVLVTDISSVDQRLCNIALQDAQQKGVWSEEDGCVFNSVFCPFCSMSNCLGVKIMATDASNVQLLNKILFYTDCLEFQNLEASKDLEPMDKDLSPVTRTAMDKTALLNSLDRFSYSTQPISGGWRTTKSKLRLPKRDVLSNTQG, via the exons ATGGTGAAACCAACACCAGTAAAATGCACAAACCCTGACCCTAAAAAATCCTACCACATAGGAGGAATTCAAGTGGAATTCCcatacaaaccatatggaacgcAGCTCGCATTCATGGGCAGAGTCATTTCCACGCTCGATCGAGCCCAAAGAGACGGCCATTGTCACGCTTTACTCGAATCCCCTACCGGTACTGGAAAATCGCTCTCGCTTCTTTGTTCCACTCTCGCCTGGCAACAGAATTACAAATTAAAGAATCAGTACGCTAATCTCACTCACTCTACACCGAATCCCGAGGCAATCACCGATCCTCTCGCTCACGGCGGTGGATTTGTTCCAGAATCAACGCCTTCAA GTACTGAACCTACAGCGGCTGTGGAGCTGGCTCAAAAGGTGGCaagtaacaaaaagaaaaaggctgTGCCAAAGATATACTATGCTTC GAGGACACATTCCCAAATTTCCCAAGTGGTTAGCGAATTTCGTAAAACTACGTATAGGGTGCCAATGGCAGTGTTG GCTTCAAGGAAACATTACTGCACAAATGTACATGTAAATAGGAAAGAGAATGTCGATGAAGAATG TAAGCTGCTTTTGAAGGACAAGGAGGCTGGATGCCTACAATTCAA AAATGCAAATAAAGTCAGAGGTCATCCTTCGCTTCAAAAAGGAGGTTGCCATGAGGTGCATGACATCGAAGATCTTGTTAAAGTTGGACAAGTTGTTAAAg gtTGTTCATACTATGCAGCTCGCTCTATGGCAGATGATGCACAGTTGGTTTTCTGTCCGTACAATTACATAATTAATCCAGTCATTCGAGGAGCAATGGAAGTAGACATTATAGGAGCCATTCTTGTTCTTGATGAAGCCCA CAACATAGAAGACATTGCTCGTGATGCTGGTAGTGTGGATGTTGAAGAAGATGTCTTGCAAA AATTGCAGACCGAATTGCAGGAACTCTGTCCAGTTGATCCCATGATTTACCAACCATTATATGAAATGGCACAA GACTTGTTAAGTTGGATTGAACGGAGGAAAAATAAGCTGGAGAAGCGTGAATTTCAGCACTACTGCTCTTG TTCTATTCAGATTTGTTTTGGTGATGGAGGCCTTTTGCACTTATTAGTTTCTTTTGCTCCCATGTGTTATAGTTGGGCTGGTGATAAGGCTTTGAGGGAGTTCCAAGAAGCCAATATTTCACAGCAGTGCTTCCCAATCTTGCTGGATTGTGCTAAACAG GCTATCAAAGCTGCAACAGATACGGAAGCAGAGGGCTCTCATTTAAGTGGCATGTCGGTGGTATTATTGGAAG GGTTATTCTCTTCACTCACTTATTTCTTCTCAAGAAATGGATGTCAGGTATCTGATTTTCAGCTTGCTTTGCGGCGATATGTTAAAAGAGATGGAA AAAAGGCTGGTGACTGGACTTGTACTTTAAGTTTGTGGTGCTTGAATCCAGCTGTCGTGTTCAAAGACATAGCTGATCTTTCTTTGTCAGTCATTTTAACATCAGG GACTTTGTCACCAATGAATTCTTTCTCATCTGAACTTGGGGTTCAGTTTGGAACTTGTCTGGAAGCTCCGCATGTAGTTGATGTTGAATCGCAG GTGTGTGTTTCTGTAATATCGACCAGTCCTGATAATTATCCATTGAATGCGAGTTACAAAACAGCAGATTGTTATGCCTTCCAG GATGCCCTTGGCAAATCATTGGAGGAAATCTGCAAGATTGTTCCTGCAGGCTCTCTCGTGTTCTTCCCTAGCTATAAACTGATGGAAAAGCTGAGCAATCGTTGGCGTGAAACAGGCCAATGGTCGCGATTAAATGCAAGAAAGCCCCTCTTTGTTG AGCCCAGAGGAGGAAGCCAGGAGGATTTTGACTCGATTTTGAAGGGTTATTATGACTGCATTCGTCGAGACAAAAGACCTGCTCTTGGGAGAAAGAGAAAGGTCAAAAAAGTGGATGCCAATCACTTAGATGGAACTGAATCAACCGACAATTCTGAGAAAGGAGGAGCTGCATTTCTTGCCGTTTGTCGAGGAAAG GTTTCAGAAGGAATAGACTTTTCTGATGATTATGCTCGGGTAGTT ATAGTAGTTGGCATTCCATTTCCAAACAT AAATGATATTCAAGTTGGtttgaagaagaaatataaTGATGCATACAAAACGTCCAAAAACCTTCTTGGTGGAAATGAGTGGTACTGTCAACAAGCCTTTCGAGCTCTCAATCAAGCTGCTG GACGCTGTATACGGCATAAGTTTGACTATGGGTCCATCATCCTATTAG ATGAGCGTTATAAGGAAGAACGGAATAGAGTATACATCTCGAAATGGCTAAGGAAATCGATTCAACAGCACAACAACTTTGACATGTCTCTAGAAGTATTGAGATCCTTTTACAGGAATGCCAAG GAGAAGGTTGGCAAGAATATGGAAGAATTCTTGCTGAATTCTGATGCTCACAAGGAGAAAAATATCCCTCGAATGGATCAAATCGTAGGGCACACAAGAAACAAAAGTCAGAAACTGAGCAATTCTGATCAGTATGGAGAGAAAATAGTCTCTTTGACAAAGTGTGAAGGTGCTGTTTCAAAACTGAAGTCCCAAGATGATGTTGAAGTACAGGCTTCTTTTCAAATAGACGATGAGTTGGAAAGCTCTCAAGAAATCATTGACCTAGAGTGTGATTCCCATATAGGTTCAAG GTGCTCTGAGGCATCTTTCCATGAAGATCCAGAAATAACCCTTGTCGAGGAAACCCCTGGCATGGGTGAATGTGGAGCTGCAACCAGTCCGGGATTCTTCTCAAAGGATGGCAACTCTAGCTCAACCATGATGCAGGCCCCTAATGAGCTTGCAGATCAAGGGTTAGTCTCTTTGGTGTCTGTGACAAACCAAAGTGCTGCTCCAGACAAATCTCAGTGTTCAATGTTGGTTACTCCTGAAAAAGAGTTAACTATAACTACCTGCAACCTGAGACCAGAAGTAGAGTCATCTTTGAATCTAAGTGTTAATTCTCATACACAGAAACGGAGGAAGTCCATGGACTTATCATTAATGAACCTTCAAGGAGAACAATCTGATACCTCCTATGCTGAAACTCCTGGCTGTGTTAGTTTCACTAGAAGCTCAGTCACTAGTGGAGACACAAATCGCAGGATTGAATTTGGTTTGGAGACAAGCTGTAGAGAACGTCAATCTACCAAGCATGCTTCTCCATTGCTGCCTAATTCTTGTGCCACTTCATGTGCATCTTCTGATTCTCTCATGGACAAGAGATTGCAAATTTCCTGCTCCCTCTGCAAAAGCCCATTGGGTCGTCCTGAGAACAACCTGTATGTTGAGTGCTCTTTGACTTCTTCATCAAAGGTTCACCTAGCGTCTCTTGTGAAAGAAAGAATGGAGCGTTGTGCCAAGAACAACTCAACATGTGTACCAGTTCTCGTGACTGACATCTCATCAGTTGATCAGCGTCTCTGCAATATTGCTCTTCAAGATGCCCAGCAAAAAGGAGTCTGGAGTGAAGAAGATGGCTGTGTTTTCAACTCAGTTTTTTGTCCCTTTTGCAGTATGTCTAATTGCCTTGGAGTGAAGATCATGGCAACAGATGCATCAAATGTTCAGTTACTTAACAAA ATATTATTCTATACTGATTGTCTGGAATTTCAGAATCTTGAAGCATCAAAGGACTTAGAACCTATGGATAAG GATTTGTCGCCAGTAACCCGCACAGCCATGGATAAAACTGCCTTGTTGAACTCCCTTGATAGATTCTCATATTCCACACAACCTATTTCTGGAGGCTGGAGGACTACAAAGTCAAAG TTGAGACTACCGAAGAGAGACGTGCTTTCTAATACGCAAGGTTAA
- the LOC7474569 gene encoding uncharacterized protein LOC7474569 isoform X3, which translates to MVKPTPVKCTNPDPKKSYHIGGIQVEFPYKPYGTQLAFMGRVISTLDRAQRDGHCHALLESPTGTGKSLSLLCSTLAWQQNYKLKNQYANLTHSTPNPEAITDPLAHGGGFVPESTPSSTEPTAAVELAQKVASNKKKKAVPKIYYASRTHSQISQVVSEFRKTTYRVPMAVLASRKHYCTNVHVNRKENVDEECKLLLKDKEAGCLQFKNANKVRGHPSLQKGGCHEVHDIEDLVKVGQVVKGCSYYAARSMADDAQLVFCPYNYIINPVIRGAMEVDIIGAILVLDEAHNIEDIARDAGSVDVEEDVLQKLQTELQELCPVDPMIYQPLYEMAQDLLSWIERRKNKLEKREFQHYCSCSIQICFGDGGLLHLLVSFAPMCYSWAGDKALREFQEANISQQCFPILLDCAKQAIKAATDTEAEGSHLSGMSVVLLEGLFSSLTYFFSRNGCQVSDFQLALRRYVKRDGKKAGDWTCTLSLWCLNPAVVFKDIADLSLSVILTSGTLSPMNSFSSELGVQFGTCLEAPHVVDVESQVCVSVISTSPDNYPLNASYKTADCYAFQDALGKSLEEICKIVPAGSLVFFPSYKLMEKLSNRWRETGQWSRLNARKPLFVEPRGGSQEDFDSILKGYYDCIRRDKRPALGRKRKVKKVDANHLDGTESTDNSEKGGAAFLAVCRGKVSEGIDFSDDYARVVIVVGIPFPNINDIQVGLKKKYNDAYKTSKNLLGGNEWYCQQAFRALNQAAGRCIRHKFDYGSIILLDERYKEERNRVYISKWLRKSIQQHNNFDMSLEVLRSFYRNAKEKVGKNMEEFLLNSDAHKEKNIPRMDQIVGHTRNKSQKLSNSDQYGEKIVSLTKCEGAVSKLKSQDDVEVQASFQIDDELESSQEIIDLECDSHIGSRCSEASFHEDPEITLVEETPGMGECGAATSPGFFSKDGNSSSTMMQAPNELADQGLVSLVSVTNQSAAPDKSQCSMLVTPEKELTITTCNLRPEVESSLNLSVNSHTQKRRKSMDLSLMNLQGEQSDTSYAETPGCVSFTRSSVTSGDTNRRIEFGLETSCRERQSTKHASPLLPNSCATSCASSDSLMDKRLQISCSLCKSPLGRPENNLYVECSLTSSSKVHLASLVKERMERCAKNNSTCVPVLVTDISSVDQRLCNIALQDAQQKGVWSEEDGCVFNSVFCPFCSMSNCLGVKIMATDASNVQLLNKILFYTDCLEFQNLEASKDLEPMDKERWQGNS; encoded by the exons ATGGTGAAACCAACACCAGTAAAATGCACAAACCCTGACCCTAAAAAATCCTACCACATAGGAGGAATTCAAGTGGAATTCCcatacaaaccatatggaacgcAGCTCGCATTCATGGGCAGAGTCATTTCCACGCTCGATCGAGCCCAAAGAGACGGCCATTGTCACGCTTTACTCGAATCCCCTACCGGTACTGGAAAATCGCTCTCGCTTCTTTGTTCCACTCTCGCCTGGCAACAGAATTACAAATTAAAGAATCAGTACGCTAATCTCACTCACTCTACACCGAATCCCGAGGCAATCACCGATCCTCTCGCTCACGGCGGTGGATTTGTTCCAGAATCAACGCCTTCAA GTACTGAACCTACAGCGGCTGTGGAGCTGGCTCAAAAGGTGGCaagtaacaaaaagaaaaaggctgTGCCAAAGATATACTATGCTTC GAGGACACATTCCCAAATTTCCCAAGTGGTTAGCGAATTTCGTAAAACTACGTATAGGGTGCCAATGGCAGTGTTG GCTTCAAGGAAACATTACTGCACAAATGTACATGTAAATAGGAAAGAGAATGTCGATGAAGAATG TAAGCTGCTTTTGAAGGACAAGGAGGCTGGATGCCTACAATTCAA AAATGCAAATAAAGTCAGAGGTCATCCTTCGCTTCAAAAAGGAGGTTGCCATGAGGTGCATGACATCGAAGATCTTGTTAAAGTTGGACAAGTTGTTAAAg gtTGTTCATACTATGCAGCTCGCTCTATGGCAGATGATGCACAGTTGGTTTTCTGTCCGTACAATTACATAATTAATCCAGTCATTCGAGGAGCAATGGAAGTAGACATTATAGGAGCCATTCTTGTTCTTGATGAAGCCCA CAACATAGAAGACATTGCTCGTGATGCTGGTAGTGTGGATGTTGAAGAAGATGTCTTGCAAA AATTGCAGACCGAATTGCAGGAACTCTGTCCAGTTGATCCCATGATTTACCAACCATTATATGAAATGGCACAA GACTTGTTAAGTTGGATTGAACGGAGGAAAAATAAGCTGGAGAAGCGTGAATTTCAGCACTACTGCTCTTG TTCTATTCAGATTTGTTTTGGTGATGGAGGCCTTTTGCACTTATTAGTTTCTTTTGCTCCCATGTGTTATAGTTGGGCTGGTGATAAGGCTTTGAGGGAGTTCCAAGAAGCCAATATTTCACAGCAGTGCTTCCCAATCTTGCTGGATTGTGCTAAACAG GCTATCAAAGCTGCAACAGATACGGAAGCAGAGGGCTCTCATTTAAGTGGCATGTCGGTGGTATTATTGGAAG GGTTATTCTCTTCACTCACTTATTTCTTCTCAAGAAATGGATGTCAGGTATCTGATTTTCAGCTTGCTTTGCGGCGATATGTTAAAAGAGATGGAA AAAAGGCTGGTGACTGGACTTGTACTTTAAGTTTGTGGTGCTTGAATCCAGCTGTCGTGTTCAAAGACATAGCTGATCTTTCTTTGTCAGTCATTTTAACATCAGG GACTTTGTCACCAATGAATTCTTTCTCATCTGAACTTGGGGTTCAGTTTGGAACTTGTCTGGAAGCTCCGCATGTAGTTGATGTTGAATCGCAG GTGTGTGTTTCTGTAATATCGACCAGTCCTGATAATTATCCATTGAATGCGAGTTACAAAACAGCAGATTGTTATGCCTTCCAG GATGCCCTTGGCAAATCATTGGAGGAAATCTGCAAGATTGTTCCTGCAGGCTCTCTCGTGTTCTTCCCTAGCTATAAACTGATGGAAAAGCTGAGCAATCGTTGGCGTGAAACAGGCCAATGGTCGCGATTAAATGCAAGAAAGCCCCTCTTTGTTG AGCCCAGAGGAGGAAGCCAGGAGGATTTTGACTCGATTTTGAAGGGTTATTATGACTGCATTCGTCGAGACAAAAGACCTGCTCTTGGGAGAAAGAGAAAGGTCAAAAAAGTGGATGCCAATCACTTAGATGGAACTGAATCAACCGACAATTCTGAGAAAGGAGGAGCTGCATTTCTTGCCGTTTGTCGAGGAAAG GTTTCAGAAGGAATAGACTTTTCTGATGATTATGCTCGGGTAGTT ATAGTAGTTGGCATTCCATTTCCAAACAT AAATGATATTCAAGTTGGtttgaagaagaaatataaTGATGCATACAAAACGTCCAAAAACCTTCTTGGTGGAAATGAGTGGTACTGTCAACAAGCCTTTCGAGCTCTCAATCAAGCTGCTG GACGCTGTATACGGCATAAGTTTGACTATGGGTCCATCATCCTATTAG ATGAGCGTTATAAGGAAGAACGGAATAGAGTATACATCTCGAAATGGCTAAGGAAATCGATTCAACAGCACAACAACTTTGACATGTCTCTAGAAGTATTGAGATCCTTTTACAGGAATGCCAAG GAGAAGGTTGGCAAGAATATGGAAGAATTCTTGCTGAATTCTGATGCTCACAAGGAGAAAAATATCCCTCGAATGGATCAAATCGTAGGGCACACAAGAAACAAAAGTCAGAAACTGAGCAATTCTGATCAGTATGGAGAGAAAATAGTCTCTTTGACAAAGTGTGAAGGTGCTGTTTCAAAACTGAAGTCCCAAGATGATGTTGAAGTACAGGCTTCTTTTCAAATAGACGATGAGTTGGAAAGCTCTCAAGAAATCATTGACCTAGAGTGTGATTCCCATATAGGTTCAAG GTGCTCTGAGGCATCTTTCCATGAAGATCCAGAAATAACCCTTGTCGAGGAAACCCCTGGCATGGGTGAATGTGGAGCTGCAACCAGTCCGGGATTCTTCTCAAAGGATGGCAACTCTAGCTCAACCATGATGCAGGCCCCTAATGAGCTTGCAGATCAAGGGTTAGTCTCTTTGGTGTCTGTGACAAACCAAAGTGCTGCTCCAGACAAATCTCAGTGTTCAATGTTGGTTACTCCTGAAAAAGAGTTAACTATAACTACCTGCAACCTGAGACCAGAAGTAGAGTCATCTTTGAATCTAAGTGTTAATTCTCATACACAGAAACGGAGGAAGTCCATGGACTTATCATTAATGAACCTTCAAGGAGAACAATCTGATACCTCCTATGCTGAAACTCCTGGCTGTGTTAGTTTCACTAGAAGCTCAGTCACTAGTGGAGACACAAATCGCAGGATTGAATTTGGTTTGGAGACAAGCTGTAGAGAACGTCAATCTACCAAGCATGCTTCTCCATTGCTGCCTAATTCTTGTGCCACTTCATGTGCATCTTCTGATTCTCTCATGGACAAGAGATTGCAAATTTCCTGCTCCCTCTGCAAAAGCCCATTGGGTCGTCCTGAGAACAACCTGTATGTTGAGTGCTCTTTGACTTCTTCATCAAAGGTTCACCTAGCGTCTCTTGTGAAAGAAAGAATGGAGCGTTGTGCCAAGAACAACTCAACATGTGTACCAGTTCTCGTGACTGACATCTCATCAGTTGATCAGCGTCTCTGCAATATTGCTCTTCAAGATGCCCAGCAAAAAGGAGTCTGGAGTGAAGAAGATGGCTGTGTTTTCAACTCAGTTTTTTGTCCCTTTTGCAGTATGTCTAATTGCCTTGGAGTGAAGATCATGGCAACAGATGCATCAAATGTTCAGTTACTTAACAAA ATATTATTCTATACTGATTGTCTGGAATTTCAGAATCTTGAAGCATCAAAGGACTTAGAACCTATGGATAAG GAGAGATGGCAAGGTAATTCATGA